Part of the Arthrobacter globiformis genome is shown below.
TGGCGGTTGTGACATTCCGCCGGGCGCTGGTCCTTGTGCTCACCGGAAAGGCAAGCGTGGTGGCCGAAGGCGACGATCCTGTCGTCGGGCCACAGGACATCATGGGCCGCCCGTCCGTGATTCTCCTCAACCGCTACATCCGCCCCCGGTACAACATGATCACCGCGGTGAGCAGGCGCGGTGTGCTTCGCCGCGACGGCCACCGGTGCGCCTACTGCGGCAAGGCAGCCCACACCATAGACCATGTCCAGCCGAAATCGCGGGGCGGTGCGGACTCCTGGGAGAACCTCGTCGCAGCCTGCCTTCGCTGCAACAACGTCAAGGGCGACCACACGCCCAGCGAAATGGGCTGGAAGCTCCGGTTCGATCCGGCGCCACCGGTGGGCACGATGTGGCAGATCAAGGAGCTGGAGAAGCCCACACCGGCGTGGGATCCGTTCCTGCTTCCGGAAAGAGCAGCCTGACTCCAGCCTGAGCCTTCCAGGCTTACGCTGGGTAGGTGGACTTTGACGCAATAATCCTGGCCGGCGGCCGCTCCTCGCGACTGGGCGGCTCACCCAAGTCTGCCCTGATGTACGACGGCGCTACCCTCCTTGAGCGTTCCCTCGCGGCTGCCGCGGGTGCCCGGCACACTGTTGTGGTGGGACCTGAGGCGGCGG
Proteins encoded:
- a CDS encoding HNH endonuclease, with translation MRTLVLNAGYEPLAVVTFRRALVLVLTGKASVVAEGDDPVVGPQDIMGRPSVILLNRYIRPRYNMITAVSRRGVLRRDGHRCAYCGKAAHTIDHVQPKSRGGADSWENLVAACLRCNNVKGDHTPSEMGWKLRFDPAPPVGTMWQIKELEKPTPAWDPFLLPERAA